From the Ensifer adhaerens genome, the window TGCGCCGCAGGTCCATGGCGAGAGCGCAAGCTGGGATGATGCGCTCAATCTCGTCGCCCGGCATTTCAGCCAAACGATTGCCGAGCACGGTCCGGATTCGGTGGCCTTCTACCTCTCCGGGCAATTGCTGACGGAAGACTATTATGTGGCCAACAAGCTGATGAAGGGTTTCATCGGCTCGGCCAATATTGATACGAATTCCAGGCTTTGCATGGCCTCGTCGGTCGCCGGTCACAGGCGCGCCTTCGGCTCCGACACCGTGCCAGGCTGTTACGAAGATCTAGAGCTGGCCGATCTCGTCGTTCTGACCGGCTCCAACACCGCCTGGTGCCATCCCGTCCTCTTTCAGCGTCTGGCCGCCGCCAAGGCCAACCGGTCGGCGATGAAGATCGTCGTCATCGATCCGCGCCGCACCGCCACCTGCGACATTGCCGACCTGCATCTCCCCGTTCGCGCCGATGGCGACGTGGCCCTGTTCAACGGTCTCTTCCATCATCTGGTCGATACCGGCCGGATGGATGAGGCCTTCGTCGACGAGCACACGAGTGGGCTCAGCGACGCGCTGAGGGCTGCCGGGCGGCTTGGCATGGCCGAACTTTCCGAAGCGACCGGCCTTTCCGGCATGGCGCTGCGCCAGTTTTTCCGGCTGTTTGCCGAAACGGAAAAGGTCGTCACCTGCTACAGCCAGGGCGTCAACCAGTCGGCGGTCGGCACGGACAAGGTCAATGCCATTCTCAATTGCCACCTCGTCACCGGCCGCATCGGCCGTCCGGGCATGGGGCCGTTTTCGCTGACCGGCCAGCCGAATGCCATGGGCGGACGCGAGGTCGGCGGGCTCGCCAACATGCTCGCCGCCCATATGGAGATCGGCAACACGGCGCATCGCGACACCGTGCAGCGTTTCTGGAATGCGCCCGTGATCGCCGACAAGCCCGGCCTCAAGGCCGTCGATATGTTTGAGGCGGTGGCGGATGGGCGGATCAAGGCGATCTGGATCATGTCCACCAATCCCGTCGTCTCCATGCCCGATGCCGATGCGGTGCGGGCGGCGCTGAAAGCTTGCTCATTCGTCGTCGTCTCCGACATTCAGGCCGATACGGATACGGCGCGGCTTGCCCATGTCCTGCTCCCCGCCACGGGCTGGGGCGAGAAATCCGGCACCGTCACCAATTCCGAGCGCCGCATTTCGCGCCAGCGGCCGTTCCTGCCCGCCCCCGGCGAGGCCCGACCGGACTGGTGGCAGCTTGCCGAAGTCGGCAAGCGGATGGGCTTTATGCAGGGCTTCGATTTCGCCGTGCCGGCAGAGATCTTCGCCGAACACGCAGCACTGTCGGCCTTCGAGAATGAAGCCACCCGAGATTTCGATATCGGCGCTTACGCGGACATCGACGCCGCCGGCTATGACGCCTTGATACCCTTCCAATGGCCGCAGCCGGCGGGAGAACCGTCGCGCAAGCGCTTTTTCGCCGATGGGCGGTTCTATCACCAAGACGGCAAGGCGCGCTTCGTGCCGGTGACACCGCCGGCGCCCGTTGCGCGCAATGCGGATTTCCCCTTCACGCTCAACACCGGCCGGGTGCGCGACCATTGGCACACAATGACCCGCACCGGCAAAAGCGCCCGGCTTTCCGGCCACATCGCCGAACCCTTCTGCGAAATCCACCCGCTCGACGCTCAGACGCTCGGCATTGCGGACGCCGACCTCGTGACAGTCGCATCCCCCGCCGGGCAAGAAGTGATCGTCCGCGCGCTTTTGACGGATCGGCAGGCGCGCGGCGCCGTTTTCGTGCCGATGCACTGGACGGGCGAAACGGCAGCCGCAGCACGGGTCGATGCGCTCGTGCCCGGTCGTGTCGATCCGGTCTCCGGCCAGCCGGCGCTGAAACAGGCTGCCGCCGCCGTCGCGCGTTACGCACCCGCCGCGCATGGCTTCCTGGTCTCAACGGCCAAGCCGGCCGCCCTGCCCTTCGACTACTTGGCCATCGCCAAGGCGGAGGGTGGCTATCGTCTCGAGCTTGCAGGAGATACGCCGGCGACGGGCTGGGAAGCGTGGCTGCGGGAAAGTCTTGCGCTTCCTGCGTCGGTTGAG encodes:
- a CDS encoding assimilatory nitrate reductase catalytic subunit, whose amino-acid sequence is MPTETRTTCPYCGVGCGVIARVEDDGKVSVKGDPDHPANFGRLCSKGSALAETLDLEGRVLAPQVHGESASWDDALNLVARHFSQTIAEHGPDSVAFYLSGQLLTEDYYVANKLMKGFIGSANIDTNSRLCMASSVAGHRRAFGSDTVPGCYEDLELADLVVLTGSNTAWCHPVLFQRLAAAKANRSAMKIVVIDPRRTATCDIADLHLPVRADGDVALFNGLFHHLVDTGRMDEAFVDEHTSGLSDALRAAGRLGMAELSEATGLSGMALRQFFRLFAETEKVVTCYSQGVNQSAVGTDKVNAILNCHLVTGRIGRPGMGPFSLTGQPNAMGGREVGGLANMLAAHMEIGNTAHRDTVQRFWNAPVIADKPGLKAVDMFEAVADGRIKAIWIMSTNPVVSMPDADAVRAALKACSFVVVSDIQADTDTARLAHVLLPATGWGEKSGTVTNSERRISRQRPFLPAPGEARPDWWQLAEVGKRMGFMQGFDFAVPAEIFAEHAALSAFENEATRDFDIGAYADIDAAGYDALIPFQWPQPAGEPSRKRFFADGRFYHQDGKARFVPVTPPAPVARNADFPFTLNTGRVRDHWHTMTRTGKSARLSGHIAEPFCEIHPLDAQTLGIADADLVTVASPAGQEVIVRALLTDRQARGAVFVPMHWTGETAAAARVDALVPGRVDPVSGQPALKQAAAAVARYAPAAHGFLVSTAKPAALPFDYLAIAKAEGGYRLELAGDTPATGWEAWLRESLALPASVEVSGYADAASGDHRLLVFEGERLLAALFVSRGPVAVSRQWAVEQLTVSHADPSARFMLVAGRPAPGRPDKGAIVCSCFSVGVNEIACAVREGCWSVEKVGESLNAGTNCGSCRPEIRRIIDATQILAAE